The region AATCCATATCTGAAATGTGTTTTATCTCATCTTTCATATCTTTAATCTCAGCTCGGACTGTTGTTAAGttagatattttctcttttaagaaagcaatttctttctctctctgtagtAAGTCAGTAACCAGTCTCCCAATGCGTAGTGTTAAATCATTTATCAATGGTTCCAAGCGGGAAAAATCCTTCTTTAGATTATATACCTTTGGTTTTAGATCGTTTGCAAAAGTCACTGTCTTTAGGACTTTTGCTCTGTCACTTTCTAAGCTTAAAAACCTATCTGTGTGCTTGTTGAAATCACCCTGTAGCTCAGAAAGTATCTTCTTAGCAGAGTTAATTCTTTGGGAATTTTCAGATGCTGTCTTTCGGAGCATTGCTGTTCGGTCGATGCTACTTGAAAGAAGGTCACCTATGTTTTTGactgtatttttttctactttttctattttattttccagttcttGTACAGAATCTGTCAATGATGCTACATCAGTTACTAGACCTGACATACGTCGTATGTCTGTTTTTATCGTTGTAATCTTGAGACCGACATCTTTTGCCATGGAAGTTGTACTTTGGTCTACTTTTGCAATATCTTGAGAAACTGTTGTCAGATTGTTGTTCAGTATATCCTGCTTTTCACTTATCCTGTTGGACCAGGTTTTTACTTCATAAATTTCCTCCTGTAGATGCTTTAGATGAGTCATTATTTGAAAAGCCTTCAATTGTTCTATGATAGCTTCAGACTTCTGACACTGTAAGAAAATATAGTACCAGAATAATTAAATTGATTAAAAACTTAACAGTTAAGATACAACTTAAATTTTAGGTGTCATTTTTAACTATAAAGTTACTACTCTTCTGGAAAGTGTTTGGTAAAAGATGCATTGTGTATTGCTAGTGAATAGGAAggaaaacattaaagaaatttcATGTTACTACAAATGGCATTTTCCAGTTCTTTTTGCACCTTCAGTCCTCAGTAGAGTGACAAAATGAGCACAGTGAGGGACAATGATGTTTTTTCAGTtgctggagaaggaggaggaagccacctgtacatatgtgtgtgtgtttgtgttagtcgttcattcatgtccgactctgtgacctcatggactatagctggccacgctcctctgtccatggaattctccaggcaagaatactggagtgggtacccattcccttctccaggggatcttcccgacccagggatcgaccccaggtctcctgcactgcaggcagattctttcctgtctgggccagctgggaagcccctcctgCAGACGAGCGGTGGTAGATTTGAGAGGTCGTGCACCGCTGGGActtgtataaaacaggtaactagtgAGAACATACTGTGCGGCACGAGGAACTCTGCTTTCTACACCGTGGTGATCTGTGTGGGAAggagtccaaaagggaggggcaTATATGAAGAAGGAAAGTGGCTGATGCATTCTGCTGCACagttgaaactatcacaactatACTATGCTTCagtagaaattaattaaaaataaataaattgggggGATCAAACAAGACAACATGACCTCTGAAACACAAATTTGTAGGTACAACAAGTGCCAGAATGAAGGGACTTTATTGTCGAATTACTTTCATGAAAACTTTTTGGGGTGTTGAACTAATTCCATTTAATTATTTatctctggagaaggcagtggtgacccactccagtacacttgcctggaaaatcccagggacggaggagcctggtaggctgctgtctatggggctgcacagagtcggacatgactgacgtgactcagcagcagcagcagcagtgatctCTAAGTTCCTATAATGTTTTCAGGCATGTGAAGTCTGAGGGACATAAAGATGAGCACAGCTTCAGCTGTGGCTTCAACTCGGTTCAGTAGTTAATAGAGATGATGGatgtgtaaaaacaaaacaacaaacaaacaattatCTCCAGGTTCTAAAATCCCATGATTCCAAATACAAGTCATTCTCACCTTTTGGGTTTTTCAATGCCATCATCCTTCCCCACCATCCATTGAAAATTGATGTCTCTTAACTGTTTTGGTTTCACTTGGACACATTAGCTGATGACCATTTTGAACCACACAACTGCCTGGAAAAACTTcaagttgttatttttgttgttgttgttgtgtatatGTGTTATATAGTGGTTTTGGGGAAGTTGAgttattttactgtattttgaaTGTTTGAAGTTTTGTTGCATTGTGCTATTAGTTAATAAAGctaagaggaaaaggggaaaattaAAGTGCTGATTATGGTGATAAGATGGTTAAGTATCATGAACAatacaaaattgaaaattaaaacacacatgctcaaaatccatccatgttgttgtcaTAAATGGCAGGATATCCTCCCTTCTGGTGattgaatatataaatgtattaaagtATCATGCTGTGCactttaaatttacacaatgctatatgtcaaatttacttaattaaaaaataaaacacatatcaGGCTTAAGTTTCAATCAGAAGATTAACTTAACgcctgtgtgctgtgtgctaaactgtgaagaaaaaaaattaacagatgtAAAATATATTGTCAAAGCTGTGTCCAAACAGATATACATTGTGATTACATTGAAAAAAGGAATTCCATTTATAACATTAAGAGTCAGTTATTCAACTTTAGCACATTTAACTTTCAGCTTGTTTCCTAGGAAGGCATTGTTTTAAAGTGGAAATTATCTATAGCTTCCTACTAAGAATCAAAACCAGCTTCATCAGCAACATTTACTGTGCTGATACGTACTAGTTTGGTCAATATTTTCTGCTTTCAAGAACTTTCTCACTTagtttgggaaagaaaaataatgtaaacagattatttaaaattcagaaaaaataaggaataaaaaatgaacatgcagactgaaatttttttaaaaaaatatgcagtTTAAAGTCAGCaagttttttccaaaataattgtATTTCTTCGGTATTTTTTTTTGAATCATCTTTCTTAAATTGCATTTGCCTGGTTCACTCAGGTAACCTGCTGGAGTTATTTTGGTAACATTACCTTAGTTCTACTtaatgcaaataaatatttaacatgctTGGAATATTATTTTTATGGCGGGTTAAAGAAGGAGCAGTCATATAGTTGCAAAGAAATGACAAGCTGAATGTGGCAGTAAAAAAGTTAATTCAAAGCCTCAATATCCCTTTCTTGCCCCATCGTATATATTTggttccaaaatatattttaagatttttctcaatAGGTTTATGCAGTGTTGATTAGTGGTGGGGAAGGTGGCccaaaggttttttatttttttaatcttcataagAAGTTGGATTATGAAAATGTTATAGTGGGTGTGACAGTAACGAATAGCCATAGCTAGGAAGGAAATCAAGCAGTGGTTGCAAAACCTTAGGGGTTTTTTTTTAGGGGAAATTTTTTTAGGGGAAATTTTTGCAACAAATTATATATGCTGAAAGAGATTCTCAAAGGTGAAAGGAGAGGGCTTACTTTCAGATATTTCATTCTAGGttatcatttattaatatatctatTCTGGTAGAGTAGATATAACTTAGCAGTATTAAACAATGAAGACATCTCAGAAAGGGCTAACTTTATTCTTAGAAGTATTAGATCATTAAGAAACTGCTAGTAAGCTTCTTGTTTCACTTGTCAGCTTATAAAAACAGTATATTATGAATTTCTATTGGTCTTCACTAAAATAGAAACTCAATACAGTATAGGAATAGCCTAGAAATTACTTCACGGAATTATGTTTAATTATTATTACATAACGACTTGTTTAAGCTATTTGCCTAAGATGAACAGAAGAGTTGGAGTCTATCAGCAGCTCAAAAGATTCACCCAGTAATTTAAATATCTACTAATATTCCTGTTCCTATCACATAAACAAGGTACTAAGctagatgctttcaaattgtggtgctggagaagactgttgagagtcccttggactgcaaggaaatcaaatcagtcaatcctaaaggaaatcaacacggaatattcactggaaggactgtggctgaagctgaagctccaatactttggccacctgatgagaagaaccaactcaatggaagagaccctggtgctgggaaagattgagggcaggaagagaagggggtgacagaggatgagatggttagatagcatcactgactcaaggaacatctctaggagatagtggaggacagagaagcctggcctgctacagtccattgaattgctaagagttggacacgacttagcgactgaacaagaagcaGCAGCTAGATGCTGCCCTGTAATGTTAAACGTTGTCTTAATCTTCAAGCTAAAGCAACATGAGTCAAGGGAATGATTTTTGGATCCAATCTGCCTTCCAAAAACTTTGCTAAAGGATTTTAGAACCATACTAAGAGACATGGAAATTTTATTATCTCTAGAATTTAAAACCACTTAAAAgccagaaggggcttcccagctggctcagacagtaaagaatctgtctgccatgcgggagacccaggttcgacccctgggttgggaagatcccctggagaaggaaatggtgacccactccagtattcttgcctggaggatcccagggatagagaagcctgttgggttgtggtccatgggttcatcaagttggacataactgagtgactgacactgtACACTGTAAAGCCAGAAGAGATTCTAGAAATTATTTGGtacaattttctcattttacaaatttaaaaactgagcCCCCAGACTGCCCCAAAACACATGGAGTTAGTGGCAAAGCCTAGATTAAAAGATTCCAGTATaaagtttttttctcttccactgcTTTCTCAGTCTTCCGAAACAGTTATTGATTCATTCTTACACCCAAAGCCCACATAATTTTAGGTCACAGTTAAAACTTATGAGGGACTTATATCTAGTTTAATGGCAACATAGTAGTGGACACATTTGGCTGAATTTCGGCCTTTTGAATTCTCAAGATAGTGCTACTGATAGccgatttctttttttcctccttggttGAATAGCAGCAGGTACAATGGGAGGTGAGCGGCCTCTGGAGTTGGACAGACTCAGCAGCGAGATTGTAAGATTCACAATCTTGATCTGcctcctcatttgtaaaagggGGTCTCATAGCTAGCAAAGCTGTGGTGAGAATTTGCAATAACACATGCAAAGtgcctagcacaatgcctgggaCAGGGTAGGCACTCAATACGCAGAGCTGTTAGCATGATGAAGGACCGCAGGCCTCCTAGCAGTGGGACACATAAAAGGCTCCAGAAGGCTGGTTCAAGTCCTCTGCTTTGTAAAGCTGGGATGGAGCATTTTGACTTGTGTGAAATTAATAGTTCATAGCTGAACTGAAACAGATGCTGGGTGAATTTGCAGAGCACACCAAATCTGTTTGGTGAATTTGGAGCATCATTAGTTTATAATGACATCATAATAATCTTTGCTCAAGATTATAGAGTCATACAAAGACCTACAAttagattaaaattaaaataatgctatttggaattccctggtggtccagtggttaggactccacactttcactgccaagggcactggttcaatccctggtcaggaaaccaagatTTCCCAAAAGTCACACAGAATAGcccaccctcccccctccccaaaaaaacaaaccaaaaacattaACTTTGTATCTTACCAATTTAGTTTTCTATCAAACCATACAGGCTCATAAATCAAcatttttcattgtaaaatataaaaattcaccTTTAGTCAACAGCTTCTCATCTTAACACAAAATTTAAAGAACTATTACTacaaatacactttttttttgcaAACCAATAGGATTTATTAAAAAGAAGTACAAAGCTATCAGCATAGACACTGGGGGGGGTATAGAGTCCCCCCAAATTcacttttaaacttaaaaaaaaattaggtgcTTGTTTTGTAAGTGATTTCTATGAGATAATGAAAAAAAGTGACACAGTATTCTAGAAGAAAGTGacaaaatttattattaattacaAAGATACAAAAATGTGTCTTAGAACATGGTAATCTTCCTTAAAGGAAAGACTAGTAATGTAGCTTAATATTTGATACATTAGGGAACTTTCTGAAATTTCAAGTATCtgggttaaataaatgaatttaagaaaCACAGGAAGACAAATTAGGTACATTTAAACCTCTATAATTACACTTTTTAATAGGAAAGTGCCtgaaaaaaggaatatatacatgtgtacattTTCTCAAGAAATGTTTGCAGAAGTGTAGCTTTCATATTCCTTGTAACTGTCACTACAGAGCTCAGTGACCACcttatctccattttgttttctgtaaccATCACTATGACACATATTCTAGTTAACAATAAAGGTGTATCAAATCTGGTGACACACCAAAAAACAGgtaaatatataaaactgaagaGTACAAGAGATCATATCTGTCCTGGCAGGATGGAGGCTGAAACAAAATAGTTTTGGCTAACTTTATAATCTATTTTATGAgtgtgaaaataaagaaaaacaaatacaatttgTCAGTGCACACAGACAAGAACTTAGACATTCAGATGTCAAGAaatttggggtggggagggaggtgggaggggggatcgggatggggaatacatgtaaatccatggctgattcatgtcaatgtatggcaaaaaccactacaatattgtaaagtaattagcttacTTTTCTGGCTGTCTACTATAAGTCTTCCTAATCCCAATGTAGCATTCATTGGGAACTTTTCCAAAAATGTACAAATTTACATAATAAAACCACCTGACCACACCTATCTTTTATAACTGACTGCTTTCaagttctttgtgtttaattccACCGAAATCGCATTACAAAACTGGGACTATAGTTGGTTATTGGCAAGAAGAAACAAGTAAGAACTTTACTTCTGTGTGCAAGTTGAAAGTTAACTCAATACcttggacactttttttttttcagtttctttctttctttattgaaagataattgctttacagaattttgttgtttactgtcaaacctcaacatgagtcagccataggccTTGGTACATCAGTTTACCAATAAAAGTCTCATGTGCTCCCCCAAACCTTTGTTTCCGATTATCATTATTGCAAAAATCTGTCTCGACCTCCCCTTAATTTCACCTCAATATGTCCATATTTTATTCCTTGTGACTCTATTATATAATTTtgtgtaaattaaaattttgtgtgtgctctacagtagaaactgacacgacattgtaaagtaactattctccaataaagattaatttaaaataaaaataaaatcactgagtGAAACAAATTTGGTTGGGTGGTTGGTTTGGGGACTCTAAAATAATGACATACTTTTAATTACCATAATTATCACATTATTTCTCAATATGctgctttttcctctttaaaatatgCCACAGGTTTAttggtatatttttattataagtaaAGTAATTTATCTAGTGATCATGTACTGAGCAAACTCAAGAGTCTGTAACACAGttagaaccttaaaaaaaataaaggtatacaAAGATGTTCCCAAAGTCCAAGCTTCAAAGGATCCACACTTAATTCAAAGGGAAAGTCTTCAAAAAGAACAagtttactctttttaaaaaaagttcttaCAGTTATCTGTAAGTTTAGAACcttaacaaaaagtaaaaatgtttcccaggctcctcagttTCCAAAAAGTGCATATCAATTCATTGCAAAGCACCCCAGGCATGTTTTATTTTGGACAAAATTGTCTGGATTATTAGCCTGCAGTAAACTGCAACAGAAATGAAGAACTGGCAGAGGCAAACACATTACTGATCAACCTGATGGTAAGATCAGGTCAATGCAACACTTTTTCAGGTCACAGAAAAGGTATAAGGAAGAGACATTAAGATTTGAAAAAGAGCAAACTGCGGTCCTTGAGTAAGGAGATAAACACCTCTCAATAGCTACTAGGGACATTAATATATTTGGGTCCGATATAACAGATGAAATTCATAATAATGTCCGTTAACTACTAGAAAGGggattcccaagtggtgctagtggtaaagaatctgccttctaacgaaggaaacacaagagactcaggttccatctctgggtcaggaagattccctggaataggaaatggcaacctgctctggcattcttgcctggaaaatttcatggaaagaggagcctggtgggctacggtccatgggactgcaaagattTGGACGCATCTGAGAGATTGAACAGACACACAATtatcagaaaaacatttaaaaatatgaagtacatacttcaaaagagcagagaaacatattttaaaaatatctctatttaaaatggttaaaatgaaaagctttatTGCTTAAAAAGATAAGGTTTGATTATTTGATAATCCACTTTTGTGATATCTCACTTACTTTCTAATAACTTAGGATGAAGTGAGGCATATGGAAATAACTCAAAAGCCTGGAGCTAATCAGCTTGTGCATAATAGTGTGGTTCATCAGAATAAATGCAGTGCATTTAGAAATCACTATcgatttctttattttctagattATATTCTTCTGGAGTCCCCTTTTCTCTTGCGCTTGAATATACTATAAAATCATGAACTTTTCCTTTGAGAACATCCAGGTCATTCTGCATCTTTAATATGCTATTGTCATACTGAATTCCTTCAAGGGTCTTCTGCATCTCCATGATTTCAGATACTGCTTTCAGCATGTCATCTTCCATGTTAAACATCTGAAGGGTCAggtcttccattttcttttctgtcccGATGAGATCCTGAGAGACTCTCAGAACCGAGCGGACAGCACTTTCAATTGTCGGCAAGTGTGTCTTGCATTCTTCAACTTTGGGTTCGTAGCTGGAGAGCTTGTTAGTCAGGTCTTCATCTCTGGCCAAAAGAGCATGCTGCTCCTCCTCTAACTTCTCCACGGCTTTTGAGTCGGAGCCAAGCTGCTCCTCTACCCGCAGAAGATcctcttcttcctgtctctgAATCGTTCTAATATTTCTTACTGTGCTATCCTCCAAATCTTTTAGCCTTTCAGTGAGCAATTTTATTTCCTGTTCGGCTGAGTTAATTTGGACAGTGACTTGAGAATGTATATGTTTTGATTCTGATTTGAAAACGTCTGTATTaacattcatttcttctaggctTCTCTTCCAGAAATCTGTAACATTCTGGAATTTCTCGTTAAGGCTTTGCATCTTTTGGGTGAGCATCTCTTCACTGTTTTGAATGTCATGCATGATTCTTTGGAGGGTGGCTACTTCCTGCTCAAACTGGGTCACCAAAGACATGGAGGATGTAGCTTCCTGCAGGATACTTTCAGTAGAGGCAAGCTGCATTTATAACACAAAACAATTCCCAAGGCTACTTAATAACTTTTATATTAGGGAAACACACTTTAACAACAATGTGCCAAGTTCAAATTCTGAAGATGTCTAAAATATCCAAGTACATCAGAATCATGCAGACAAAAATAATTATTACttaatagcttttttaaaaaaaacttttaaaacacatttaataGATTAGGGCTATGGTATAAAAATAAAGCTGTTTCTCATCCCTTGGTATCCACCTGTGTGGGATTGGTTTCCCTATGGATACcgaaatccatggatgctcaaatCCCTCACATAAAATGCTATAAAATGGCACAGAGTTTGCGTATTAtaaactttaaatcatctctacttACAATTCCTAATACAATGCAAATGATATGTCAAGAGTTGCCAGTGAATGGTGaattcagattttgttttcttaaactttatggatgttttcttttcaagtattttttatcCATGATTGAACACTTGGATGTGGACCCTATGGATATGGAGGGCAAACTATAAACATTGGAACTTGTAACCCTCAATATTGATTATTTGTGCACTTTCAAATATTCCAAATAATGTTAAAGAAGCCTGAAATATatcacatttccttcttttttaattccAATGTAAATCAACTTAATTGTCATTTTAAGAGTTACTTAGCTTTTTAGAAACCGATTTAGTTATGAAATTTGTTAACTTTCCTAAGTTCTATGGCTCTGGAAGACTTTCTGCCTGAAAAGAAATTTGTTGACTGAGTTTTTGCAGAAAAGGTACAAGTTTTTGCAGATCTTATAGCTATCACAAAGGCAAAAAGTGAATTAAAAGATCAGTTTACAGAGACAACTCATGTCAAATAGTAACATGTTCTAAGGATCTATAAATTATGGTAAATAGCAGATACCTAAAAGTATAAATATCTAAAATCTATAAATATGGTAAGCTCCTGGTGTCTCCTAATACGTCCAGAATATAGAAGGACCAGCTTGAGGACCTCTTTCTTGGTCTACCCTCACACACAGATAATAACCTTAGAGACTACAGGAAGGACTGGAAACAATCTTTAGTTTATCAAATGTCTGCAGCATTATGCTGAAGACATAGCACTGTACCAGACACAGTTTTGCCCTTGCGCAGTTTAGTTTAATTGGAGAGAAAGTGAAGTTTACACGCACT is a window of Muntiacus reevesi chromosome 1, mMunRee1.1, whole genome shotgun sequence DNA encoding:
- the IKBIP gene encoding inhibitor of nuclear factor kappa-B kinase-interacting protein isoform X2; protein product: MSEVKSRKKSGTKGAPAEPGKRSEGGKSPEARGGGGGGWADPRTGVSLLSLGTCLGLAWFVFQQSEKFAKVENQYQLLKMETSEFQGLQSKVSLISEKCQKSEAIIEQLKAFQIMTHLKHLQEEIYEVKTWSNRISEKQDILNNNLTTVSQDIAKVDQSTTSMAKDVGLKITTIKTDIRRMSGLVTDVASLTDSVQELENKIEKVEKNTVKNIGDLLSSSIDRTAMLRKTASENSQRINSAKKILSELQGDFNKHTDRFLSLESDRAKVLKTVTFANDLKPKVYNLKKDFSRLEPLINDLTLRIGRLVTDLLQREKEIAFLKEKISNLTTVRAEIKDMKDEIKHISDMD
- the IKBIP gene encoding inhibitor of nuclear factor kappa-B kinase-interacting protein isoform X1, which gives rise to MSEVKSRKKSGTKGAPAEPGKRSEGGKSPEARGGGGGGWADPRTGVSLLSLGTCLGLAWFVFQQSEKFAKVENQYQLLKMETSEFQGLQSKVSLISEKLASTESILQEATSSMSLVTQFEQEVATLQRIMHDIQNSEEMLTQKMQSLNEKFQNVTDFWKRSLEEMNVNTDVFKSESKHIHSQVTVQINSAEQEIKLLTERLKDLEDSTVRNIRTIQRQEEEDLLRVEEQLGSDSKAVEKLEEEQHALLARDEDLTNKLSSYEPKVEECKTHLPTIESAVRSVLRVSQDLIGTEKKMEDLTLQMFNMEDDMLKAVSEIMEMQKTLEGIQYDNSILKMQNDLDVLKGKVHDFIVYSSAREKGTPEEYNLENKEIDSDF